From one Trifolium pratense cultivar HEN17-A07 linkage group LG1, ARS_RC_1.1, whole genome shotgun sequence genomic stretch:
- the LOC123899174 gene encoding protein GFS12: protein MKGESECFECLQHRINSDFSDQLVFNYAISDSPFPFGSSAILNITGSAGGEASSAHFILQYISNHETNCFTNYVNEYIFDSSESTKSDDPDSGGSQYNDVVNGGNGFALSDESETGKALSKNKTCNHCGRFSCSRTTASLAPVARVEKSSYSVLQEVANDFLSGLTEDHVLESLNLFIGGKASGRDSMNFLSLIGFPSFEETNFPGSLRHPNIAPVLAILKTSDRTNTVVLPKTPYNLESILYFNPNALKSDWNRRFLIYQVLSALLYLHGLGVSHGNICPSNIMLTDSLWSWLRLWNEPVLESNLTLQDSESDNSKRAKIGCCNGDCHSNDLYADLKLSPLIDWHSSFHQWWKGELSNFEYLLILNRLAGRRWGDHTFHPVMPWVVDFSSKPDDSCDAGWRDLSKSKWRLAKGDEQLDFTYSTSEIPHHVSDECLSELAVCSYKARRLPLSVLRMAVRSVYEPNEYPSSMQRLYQWTPDECIPEFYCDAQIFRSINDGMADLAIPSWAESPEDFIKLHRDALESNRVSFQLHHWIDIIFGYKMSGQAAIVAKNVMLTQSESIMPRSTGRRQLFMRPHPIRHATARITRNDGSNKYVKVLTQTNEMQRETSLLSETAYLQELEQASSFSEHARHLNACYCYPLSQMKRKNTSSLGDPTAGTFSKNISGVLVDKNYWMPYKINHISFLQHMKDEDEASLGYPDLLLWRQKLSSSRLASEDIARDIFSVGCLLAELHLCRPLFDSISLEMYLEDGTLPGFLQELPPHVRMLVEACIQTDWTRRPSAKILLESPYFPKTVKSSYLFLAPLQLVAKDESRLRFAANLAKQGALRQMGAFATEMCATYCMPLIVNAVSDAETEWAYVLLEELMKCLTAQAVEILILPTIQKILQNTGYLHLKVSLLQDSFVREIWNRVGKQAYLETIHPLVLSNLYISPDKNSAASASVLLIGSSEEIGVPITINQTILPLVHCFGKGLCVDGIDVLVRIGGIFGEYFIVKQMLPLLKNVIRSFIDVSCMNKPNPVQSWSSLALVDCMMTLDGLVAFLTEEVIVKELLEDISCIHIGVLKQKHMEIAVLQVAATTLFEICQRVGADLTALHILPKLKELFDELAFSQEISKGSTTVSRNLKVTKLKTGGDFQIESRMDLVLLLYTSFASLLGIEKLRQCCATWLLLEQQLLRRHNWKWEYAGESSRIGSENNIARRPATSQGFTSEYNPAKLLLNGVGWSIPQSQGSRGAKNLIQRRPFKVHQSPVVMQEGMSNQLNQEPWFWFPSPATIWDGPAFLGRVGIQKDDLPWKIRASVIHSVRAHHGAVRSLAVHQDESTVFTAGIGQGYKGTVLKWELSRTNCLSGYYGHEEVVNDICILSSSGRVASCDGTIHIWNSQTGKQISVFAESETESGHPTNHSASVPKMTSEQANVLNLNTLSNGMLSGAFDSSLYTCMHLLDSAETLVAGTGNGSLRFFDVARGQKLHIWRGESNESSFHSLISAICSSGSNKAQAGGVSTSSSLIATGLSSGHCKLFDVKSGNVVASWRAHDGFVTKLASPEEHLLISSSLDRTLRVWDLRMNSPSQPIIFRGHSDGISSFSIWGQDVISISRNRIGLLSLSKSAIETDGQHHIIPQKLYVSSDNGMRSLSALSSISILPFSRLFLIGTEDGYLRICC, encoded by the exons ATGAAAGGAGAGAGCGAGTGCTTCGAGTGTCTCCAACACCGAATCAACTCAGATTTCTCCGACCAACTCGTCTTCAATTATGCCATCTCCGATTCTCCTTTTCCTTTCGGATCCTCAGCTATTCTCAAT ATTACTGGTTCAGCTGGTGGTGAAGCTTCAAGCGCTCATTTTATATTGCAGTACATTTCTAATCATGAGACCAATTGTTTTACCAATTATGT AAATGAATATATTTTCGATAGTAGTGAAAGTACTAAGAGTGATGATCCTGACAGTGGTGGTAGCCAATATAATGATGTAGTTAATGGTGGAAATGGATTTGCCTTATCTGATGAGTCTGAAACTGGTAAAGCTCTGTCCAAGAATAAGACTTGTAATCATTGTGGAAGGTTTTCTTGCTCGAGGACAACTGCTTCGCTTGCCCCAGTTGCTCGTGTCGAAAAGTCTTCCTATTCTGTACTTCAAGAGGTTGCCAATGATTTCTTGTCCGGGTTAACTGAAGATCATGTGTTAGAATCACTTAATCTCTTCATTGGAGGAAAAGCATCTGGACGTGATAGTATGAATTTCCTTAGTTTAATTGGGTTTCCATCatttgaagaaactaactttCCAGGCTCTTTGAGGCATCCAAACATAGCTCCTGTACTTGCAATTTTAAAAACATCTGACCGCACTAACACGGTGGTGCTTCCGAAGACTCCATACAACTTAGAAAGTATTCTATATTTTAACCCCAATGCCTTAAAGTCTGACTGGAATAGAAGATTTCTTATATATCAGGTACTCTCAGCTCTATTGTACTTGCATGGTTTAGGGGTTTCCCATGGTAATATATGCCCATCCAATATCATGTTGACTGACTCATTATGGTCTTGGCTGAGATTATGGAATGAACCTGTATTGGAGTCTAATTTAACTTTGCAAGATAGTGAAAGTGATAATTCAAAACGTGCAAAAATTGGTTGTTGTAATGGTGATTGTCATTCTAATGATCTTTATGCTGATCTAAAGCTTTCCCCATTAATAGATTGGCATTCAAGCTTTCATCAGTGGTGGAAAGGAGAACTAAGTAATTTTGAGTATCTACTCATCTTAAACAGATTAGCAGGAAGAAGGTGGGGGGACCATACATTTCATCCAGTAATGCCTTGGGTTGTCGATTTTAGCTCAAAACCCGATGATAGTTGTGATGCAGGGTGGCGGGACTTAAGCAAGAGCAAATGGCGTTTGGCAAAAGGTGATGAACAGTTGGATTTCACCTATTCAACGTCTGAAATCCCTCATCACGTATCAGATGAATGTCTGTCTGAATTGGCTGTCTGCAGTTATAAAGCAAGAAGGTTGCCTTTGAGTGTTCTTCGAATGGCTGTTCGTTCAGTGTATGAACCTAATGAATATCCTTCCTCAATGCAGAGGCTTTATCAATGGACACCCGATGAATGCATTCCAGAGTTTTATTGCGATGCCCAAATTTTTAGGTCGATAAATGATGGTATGGCTGATTTGGCCATACCTTCTTGGGCAGAGAGCCCTGAGGATTTCATTAAATTGCATCGTGATGCATTGGAAAGTAATAGGGTGTCATTTCAACTCCATCACTGGATAGATATAATCTTTGGGTACAAAATGTCTGGGCAGGCCGCAATTGTTGCTAAGAATGTTATGCTTACTCAATCAGAATCCATAATGCCAAGATCAACCGGACGTCGTCAGCTCTTTATGAGGCCACACCCCATACGTCATGCTACTGCAAGAATAACACGTAACGACGGGTCAAATAAATATGTCAAAGTTTTGACCCAAACAAATGAAATGCAGCGAGAGACATCTCTTCTATCTGAAACTGCTTATCTACAAGAATTGGAACAAGCATCTTCATTTTCAGAACATGCTAGGCATTTGAATGCTTGTTACTGTTACCCATTAAGTCAAATGAAAAGGAAGAACACCTCATCTCTGGGAGATCCAACAGCAGGcacatttagtaaaaatataagcGGTGTATTGGTTGACAAAAATTATTGGATGCCATATAAAATCAATCATATATCTTTTCTTCAACATAtgaaagatgaagatgaagccTCTTTAGGATATCCAGACTTGCTGCTCTGGAGGCAGAAATTGTCTTCTTCAAGACTTGCCTCTGAAGATATTGCAAGGGACATATTTTCTGTCGGTTGTCTCTTGGCAGAACTTCATCTTTGCAGACCGCTCTTTGATTCAATCTCATTGGAAATGTACTTGGAGGATGGAACATTACCAGGATTTCTGCAGGAACTTCCTCCTCATGTTAGAATGCTTGTTGAAGCATGCATCCAAACAGATTGGACGAG GAGGCCATCGGCCAAAATTCTTTTGGAATCACCTTATTTTCCAAAAACTGTCAAGTCCTCCTACTTGTTTCTTGCTCCACTTCAGCTTGTTGCTAAAGATGAATCTCGTCTTCGTTTTGCTGCAAATCTTGCAAAGCAGGGAGCTCTCAGGCAGATGGGTGCTTTTGCAACTGAAATGTGTGCTACTTATTGCATGCCACTTATAGTGAATGCTGTGAGTGATGCTGAAACTGAATGGGCATACGTACTACTGGAGGaattaatgaaatgcttaaCAGCACAAGCAGTGGAAATATTAATATTGCCAACCATACAGAAAATTTTACAG AACACAGGTTATTTACATTTAAAGGTTTCTCTTTTACAAGATTCATTTGTACGTGAAATATGGAACCGAGTTGGTAAACAAGCATACCTGGAAACTATTCACCCGTTGGTCTTATCAAACTTGTATATTTCTCCGGATAAAAATTCAGCTGCATCTGCTTCAGTGCTACTAATCGGTTCTAGTGAGGAGATTGGTGTACCAATTACCATCAATCAG ACTATCTTGCCTCTTGTTCACTGCTTTGGGAAAGGACTGTGTGTAGATGGCATTGATGTGCTGGTCAGAATTG GGGGTATTTTTGGGGAATACTTTATTGTTAAACAGATGCTTCCATTACTGAAAAATGTTATCCGATCCTTCATTGACGTGTCATGCATGAATAAGCCTAATCCTGTCCAGAGCTGGAGTTCTTTAGCCCTTGTTGATTGTATGATGACTTTAGATGGCCTTGTAGCTTTCTTGACAGAAGAAGTCATTGTAAAGGAGCTGCTTGAA GACATAAGTTGCATACACATTGGGGTTCTTAAGCAGAAACATATGGAAATTGCCGTGCTTCAG GTTGCTGCTACTACTCTCTTTGAAATTTGTCAACGGGTGGGAGCAGACTTGACGGCATTGCATATTCTTCCAAAACTTAAAGAACTGTTTGATGAGCTTGCTTTCTCCCAGGAAATTTCTAAAGGTTCGACTACTGTCAGCAGAAACTTGAAGGTTACCAAATTAAAAACTGGAGGGGACTTCCAAATTGAGAGTCGTATGGATCTAGT GTTGCTTCTCTATACCTCATTTGCATCTCTTCTTGGGATAGAGAAACTTCGTCAATGTTGTGCTACATGGTTGCTTCTTGAACAACAACTTCTACGCCGTCATAACTGGAAG TGGGAATATGCAGGAGAATCATCAAGAATTGGCTCAGAAAATAACATTGCTAGAAGACCTGCAACTTCCCAGGGATTCACCTCTGAATACAATCCAGCAAAGTTGTTGCTCAATGGGGTTGGATGGTCAATTCCACAATCCCAGGGAAGTAGAGGTGCCAAAAATTTAATTCAGAGAAGACCGTTTAAAGTTCATCAAAGCCCAGTAGTAATGCAAGAAGGAATGTCAAACCAACTGAACCAGGAACCGTGGTTTTGGTTCCCTAGTCCAGCCACCATCTGGGATGGCCCTGCATTTCTTGGGCGGGTGGGGATCCAAAAAGACGATCTTCCATGGAAGATCAGAGCATCTGTAATCCACTCTGTACGTGCACATCATGGAGCAGTGAGGTCTCTGGCTGTTCATCAGGATGAATCTACCGTTTTTACTGCTGGAATTGGCCAAGGATATAAAGGAACTGTTCTGAAGTGGGAATTAAGCCGAACTAACTGTCTGTCAGGCTATTATGGTCATGAGGAG GTTGTGAACGATATTTGCATTTTATCATCTAGTGGAAGAGTGGCATCTTGCGATGGAACGATTCATATTTGGAATAGTCAAACAGGGAAGCAAATATCAGTATTTGCCGAGTCTGAAACAGAATCTGGCCATCCCACGAACCATTCAGCATCTGTGCCAAAAATGACCAGTGAACAGGCAAATGTCCTTAATTTGAATACTCTATCGAATGGAATGTTGTCTGGTGCTTTTGATTCAAGCCTTTATACTTGTATGCATCTGTTAGACTCTGCTGAAACTCTTGTAGCCGGCACTGGAAATGGCTCTCTCAG GTTCTTTGATGTTGCTCGAGGTCAAAAGCTTCATATTTGGAGGGGGGAATCTAACGAATCTAGTTTTCATTCACTTATTTCTGCTATTTGTTCCTCTGGTTCTAACAAGGCACAAGCAGGTGGAGTTTCCACCTCATCATCTTTAATTGCAACTGGACTAAGTTCTGGTCACTGTAAATTGTTTGATGTAAAGAGTGGAAATGTCGTTGCTTCTTGGCGTGCTCATGATGGATTTGTGACTAAG TTGGCATCACCTGAAGAACATCTACTCATTTCCAGCTCTCTGGACAGAACTTTACGAGTCTGGGACTTGAGAAT GAATTCACCATCACAGCCCATTATTTTCAGAGGTCATTCAGATGGCATATCCAGTTTCTCCATTTGGGGCCAAGATGTTATTTCAATTTCCCGGAATAGGATTGGACTTCTTTCCTTGTCTAAATCTGCCATTGAAACG GATGGGCAGCATCATATTATCCCCCAGAAACTCTATGTTTCTTCTGATAATGGAATGAGAAGCTTATCAGCATTATCAAGTATTAGTATACTTCCTTTCTCTAGATTGTTTCTTATTGGAACAGAAGATGGTTATTTGAGAATCTGTTGTTAA
- the LOC123891652 gene encoding stem-specific protein TSJT1-like, with protein MLAIFDKSVAKSPEGLQSPDSNSVSALKDGFLAQHFSSVYPSPVTVNLGPSGILAYSLHQQNFLLPRLFAVVDDIFCLFQGHLENIANLKQQYGLNKTANEVIIVIEAYRTLRDRGPYPASQVVRDFQGKFAFILFDSGSKNAFISGDADGSVPFFWGTDADGNVVLSDEIETITKSCGKSSAPFPKGCYFTTSGGLSSFEHPLNELKPVPRVDSSGDVCGATFKVDAEAKKESTGMPRVGSAANWSNNI; from the exons atgttagcgATTTTTGATAAATCTGTTGCTAAGAGCCCAGAGGGTCTTCAAAGCCCTGACTCAAACTCTGTTTCAGCCTTAAAAGACGGATTTCTGGCACAACACTTCTCATCTGTTTACCCTTCTCCTGTCACCGTTAACCTTGGCCCTTCTGGTATCTTAGCTTATTCTCTTCATCAACAGAACTTTCTCCTCCCAAG GCTGTTTGCGGTTGTGGATGACATTTTCTGCTTGTTTCAAGGCCACCTTGAGAATATTGCTAATCTTAAGCAACAATATGGATTGAATAAAACAGCAAATGAAGTGATCATTGTCATAGAGGCGTACAGAACTCTAAGAGATCGTGGCCCCTATCCTGCTTCTCAGGTCGTGAGAGACTTCCAGGGAAAATTTGCATTTATTCTGTTTGACAGTGGCTCTAAAAATGCATTTATTTCTGGG GATGCTGATGGGAGTGTTCCCTTCTTCTGGGGAACTGATGCTGATGGAAATGTTGTTCTTTCGGATGAGATAGAGACGATAACCAAGAGCTGTGGGAAATCTTCTGCACCATTCCCAAAAG GATGTTACTTTACAACATCTGGAGGTTTGAGCAGTTTTGAGCATCCGCTTAATGAATTGAAGCCTGTACCAAGGGTTGACAGTTCTGGAGATGTATGTGGTGCAACTTTCAAGGTGGATGCAGAGGCTAAGAAGGAATCAACTGGCATGCCAAGGGTTGGGAGTGCTGCTAACTGGTCTAATAACATCTGA
- the LOC123891646 gene encoding meiotic recombination protein DMC1 homolog translates to MISSLKSEESSGQLQLVEREDMEDEEDLFEAIDKLISQGINAGDVKKLQDAGIFTCNGLMMHTKKNLTGIKGLSEAKVDKICEAAEKLVNSGYITGSDALLKRKSVVRITTGSQALDELLGGGIETLSITEAFGEFRSGKTQLAHTLCVSTQLPTNMRGGNGKVAYIDTEGTFRPDRIVPIAERFGMDPGAVLDNIIYARAYTYEHQYNLLLGLAAKMSEEPFRLLIVDSVIALFRVDFTGRGELAERQQKLAQMLSRLIKIAEEFNVAVYMTNQVIADPGGGMFITDPKKPAGGHVLAHAATIRLMFRKGKGEQRVCKVFDAPNLPEAEAVFQITAGGIADAKD, encoded by the exons ATGATTTCAAGTCTCAA atccgaAGAATCCAGCGGTCAGTTGCAGCTGGTTGAACGTGAAGATatggaagatgaagaagacCTCTTCGAAGCCATCGACAAGC TGATTTCGCAAGGAATTAATGCTGGAGATGTGAAGAAGCTTCAGGATGCAGGGATCTTCACCTGCAATGGCTTAATGATGCACACTAAGAAG AACTTGACCGGAATCAAAGGTCTATCTGAGGCTAAGGTCGATAAGATCTGTGAAGCTGCTGAGAAGCTTGTG AATTCTGGTTACATTACCGGAAGTGACGCACTGCTCAAA AGAAAGTCTGTGGTTAGAATTACAACTGGAAGCCAAGCACTTGATGAATTGCTAGGAG GTGGAATCGAGACACTGTCAATTACGGAAGCATTTGGAGAATTCCG ATCTGGGAAAACACAACTTGCTCATACTCTCTGCGTTTCCACTCAG CTGCCAACTAATATGAGGGGAGGCAATGGAAAAGTTGCTTACATTGACACAGAAGGAACTTT TCGACCTGACCGTATTGTTCCCATAGCTGAGAGATTTGGCATGGATCCAGGGGCTGTACTGGACAAT ATTATCTATGCTCGTGCCTACACTTATGAGCATCAGTATAACCTTCTCCTTGGTTTGGCTGCTAAAATGTCTGAAGAACCATTCAGACTTCTG aTTGTGGATTCAGTGATTGCCCTGTTTCGGGTGGACTTCACAGGAAGAGGAGAACTTGCTGAGCGCCAG CAAAAACTGGCACAGATGCTTTCTCGACTGATTAAGATAGCTGAGGAATTCAACGTTGCGGTTTATATGACAAATCAAG TCATAGCTGATCCAGGAGGTGGTATGTTCATAACTGATCCAAAGAAACCAGCAGGAGGACATGTGCTAGCCCATGCAGCCACAATAAGGCTGATGTTCAGGAAAGGGAAAGGTGAACAGCGTGTTTGCAAAGTGTTTGATGCCCCAAACCTGCCAGAGGCTGAAGCA GTCTTCCAGATAACAGCAGGGGGCATTGCTGATGCAAAGGACTAA